One window from the genome of Asterias rubens chromosome 11, eAstRub1.3, whole genome shotgun sequence encodes:
- the LOC117296655 gene encoding C-type mannose receptor 2-like, which produces MVSANLLSFVLIITALARHASGCYNLPCIPGWYPWRDHCYLVYPPPEETERFTFVQGEEFCKGFQNKQVKGHLVSILDQEEQDFVIRLMSKIRPEGQFWIGLTDAAVEGVFKWTDGSVLEYTNWAEDQPDEGWPDEDYVVMTIDEKWNDARGDQDHPRQQIISRHASGCYNLPCIPGWYPWRDHCYLVYPPPEETKWFTFDQGEEFCKGFQNKQVKGHLVSILDQEEQDFVIRLMSKIRPEGQFWIGLTDAAVEARHASGCYNLPCIPGWYPWRDHCYLVYPPPEETKWFTFDQGEEFCNGFQNKQVKGHLVSILDQEEQDFVIRLMSKIRPEKHFWIGLTDAAVEGVFKWTDGSVLEYANWAGKQPDAAWSDEDYVEMIMDEKWNDARGDQDHARQKIMCKMTQFANTRKLTDYCRRK; this is translated from the exons ATGGTGTCTGCCAATCTACTCTCGTTTGTTCTGATTATAACCGCTTTAGCACGTCACGCCAGTGGATGTTACAATTTGCCGTGCATACCTGGATGGTACCCGTGGAGGGACCATTGTTACTTGGTCTACCCTCCTCCAGAGGAAACCGAAAGGTTCACATTTGTTCAAGGAGAGGAGTTTTGTAAAGGATTCCAAAATAagcaggtcaaaggtcacttgGTGTCAATACTCGACCAAGAAGAGCAAGATTTCGTCATCAGGCTGATGTCCAAGATTAGACCGGAAGGGCAGTTTTGGATTGGTCTGACTGACGCAGCAGTTGAAG GTGTCTTCAAGTGGACGGACGGTAGCGTGCTGGAGTATACGAACTGGGCAGAGGATCAACCCGATGAAGGCTGGCCAGACGAGGATTATGTGGTAATGACCATAGATGAAAAATGGAATGATGCAAGAGGAGACCAAGACCACCCTCGTCAACAAATCATAT CACGTCACGCCAGTGGATGTTACAATTTGCCGTGCATACCTGGATGGTACCCGTGGAGGGACCATTGTTACTTGGTCTACCCTCCTCCAGAGGAAACCAAATGGTTCACATTTGATCAAGGAGAGGAGTTTTGTAAAGGATTCCAAAATAAGCAGGTCAAAGGACACTTGGTGTCAATACTCGACCAAGAAGAGCAAGATTTCGTCATCAGGCTGATGTCCAAGATTAGACCGGAAGGGCAGTTTTGGATTGGTCTGACTGACGCAGCAGTTGAAG CACGTCACGCCAGTGGATGTTACAATTTGCCGTGCATACCTGGATGGTACCCGTGGAGGGACCATTGTTACTTGGTCTACCCTCCTCCAGAGGAAACCAAATGGTTCACATTTGATCAAGGAGAGGAGTTTTGTAATGGATTCCAAAATAagcaggtcaaaggtcacttgGTGTCAATACTCGACCAAGAAGAGCAAGATTTCGTCATCAGGCTGATGTCCAAGATTAGACCGGAAAAGCACTTTTGGATTGGTCTGACTGACGCAGCAGTTGAAG GTGTCTTCAAGTGGACGGACGGTAGCGTGCTGGAGTATGCGAACTGGGCAGGGAAACAACCCGATGCAGCCTGGTCAGACGAGGATTATGTGGAAATGATCATGGATGAAAAATGGAATGATGCAAGAGGAGACCAAGACCACGCTCgtcaaaaaataatgtgtaaaatgACGCAGTTTGCCAATACTAGAAAACTGACTGACTATTGCCGCAGAAAATGA
- the LOC117296646 gene encoding glycoprotein endo-alpha-1,2-mannosidase-like: MLTRRSFQSLRCIAATIVIVFLIGCFLAIGRITKEESKQDEQFKVHQAALKDSLKIQQQAIELKDKLKAFEEARIDRKHDQHMDNNNIIFPIPKLENKLPPVPGIKPLPDAKLNKFNISAVPLPNYNVHIFYYPWYGNPKFDGRYVHWNHDRLKHWDKKIASKFSTEGHVPPDDVGASFYPALGSYSSRDPYVIDQHMQQMRIAGTGVLVLSWYPPNKYDDAGLPSDDLVPLLLNACHKYDLKLAFHSEPYKNRTELTFLNDLRYIVDTYGNHPALYKYHHKGVDLPLVYLYDSYLTSPRAWARILKKNTPMSIRNTNYDAVIIGLFVEQKHNTELFTGGFDGFYTYFASNLFTFGSHWNNWKFLSTTAKRNSMIFIPSVGPGYDDVAVRPWNAKNTQERRNGEYYKNAFTAAMNYSPPIISITSFNEWHEGTQIESAVPKHTGKVKYLDYRPNKSNYYLDLTRQLVDKFSGWKR; this comes from the exons ATGTTGACACGTAGATCCTTTCAATCTCTAAGATGTATCGCAGCAACCATCGTCATCGTCTTCTTGATCGGCTGCTTTCTAGCCATCGGGAGAATCACAAAAGAAGAATCCAAACAGGACGAGCAATTCAAAGTGCACCAAGCCGCTCTGAAGGACAGTTTGAAAATACAACAGCAAGCAATTGAACTCAAAGATAAACTCAAAGCATTCGAAGAAGCCAGAATTGACCGAAAACATGACCAACACATggacaacaataatattatctTTCCGATTCCAAAGCTGGAAAACAAACTACCGCCCGTTCCAGGAATCAAGCCCTTACCCGATGCCAAACTGAACAAGTTTAACATTAGCGCAGTACCCCTCCCAAATTATAATGTCCACATTTTCTACTATCCATGGTACGGTAATCCGAAATTCGACGGGAGGTATGTTCACTGGAACCACGACAGACTCAAGCACTGGGATAAAAAGATCGCCAGCAAGTTTTCGACGGAGGGACACGTACCACCGGATGATGTCGGTGCTAGTTTCTACCCAGCGCTTGGCAGTTACAGTTCCAGGGATCCCTACGTGATTGATCAACATATGCAACAGATGAGAATAGCTGGAACCG GTGTGCTTGTGTTGTCATGGTACCCACCAAACAAATACGACGACGCTGGTTTGCCAAGTGATGACCTGGTTCCCCTGCTACTGAACGCCTGCCATAAATATGACCTCAAG CTGGCGTTTCATAGTGAGCCGTACAAGAACCGAACAGAGTTGACCTTCCTGAACGATCTAAGGTACATCGTTGACACATATGGGAACCACCCTGCCTTGTACAAGTACCACCACAAAGGCgtagacttaccccttgtgtacCTCTATGACTCCTACCTAACGAGCCCACGAGCCTGGGCTCGAATCCTCAAGAAGAACACCCCAATGAGCATCCGCAACACCAACTATGACGCCGTAATCATAGGGTTATTTGTGGAGCAAAAACATAACACTGAGTTATTCACAGGCGGCTTCGATGGGTTTTACACGTACTTCGCGTCGAACCTGTTCACGTTCGGGTCCCACTGGAACAACTGGAAGTTTCTGTCCACCACAGCGAAGCGCAACTCCATGATTTTCATCCCGAGCGTTGGACCGGGTTACGACGACGTAGCAGTCCGACCCTGGAACGCCAAGAACACGCAGGAACGCCGAAACGGGGAATACTACAAAAATGCCTTCACGGCGGCCATGAACTACAGTCCCCCTATTATTTCCATTACATCATTTAACGAGTGGCACGAGGGGACGCAGATTGAGAGCGCTGTCCCCAAACACACCGGGAAGGTCAAATATTTGGACTATCGACCAAATAAATCCAACTACTATTTGGATTTAACTAGACAACTAGTGGATAAGTTTTCCGGTTGGAAACGGTAG